GGCATACCTAATGCTtacatactttttttttaaaaaaaaaactaacaaatttACATTAGAAAATGTTTGCTGAGATTgtgtttttgtacaaaaaatttgaattaaatttttgaatatcctatATATACATTTTGGCCAATGTGAAATGGTAAATTGCTAGCAAAAAACTCCTTGAGGATTCAAATTAGCATTTTATTGCCAACCTTAAATGATCTGCATAAATTTTGGTGGAGCTGAcagaaattgttgatattttttattttcctaatttttaaccTGTGAAAAGCTGGAAATTTTAACTCCGCTAATATGTATGGGTTACAAACAAAGTAAAAACTGATAATTAATTCCTTAAAATGGCCCTAGTTCACCTGGcccagcccccccccccccctcccctctTAAACTAGATCTGCTTGTTGGGtggaagaaaattttaaagtcaATTCAAAAATTATACTATGTAACAGAGCATTTATCTGTAAAGTAACAAGCACTCCACAACATAAGTTCAACCTTATTTATTACCTCGGATTCTCTTACCTATTTGAAACGTTATGATTTGAGTTCAGGCTTCAAGCAATTTTTAATTAGTTACACATTTCATAATCTATCATAATTTTATATTACTTCTAGACACAACAGAAAGAATTTGCTATGGTGCAAGTTGACGCTGATTATCGTGGTGATGATTATACTGCAACCTGTACTTTAGGAAATATCGATGTTATTAATGAATCTGGCATAATTGTCAATCATTACCTTCATCAGCTGACAGAAAATCTAGATGTTGGTGCTGAACTATTGTATCATTATGGACAGGGCCAAGAGTCTGCAGTGTTGTCATTAGCAAGTAGATATAGCACTGAAAAATGGGTTGCAGCAGGTCAAATTAATCCTGCAGGATGGCATGCGTCGTACTACCATAAAGGAAATGATAACATTTCAGTTGGTGTTGATTATGAATACAGTTCTCGTATGCAAGATTCCTGTGTGAGTTTAGGCTATCAAGTCGACATACCAAAAGCGAATGTAACCTTTCGTGGCTTAGTAGATACAAATTGGACGGTTGcaggtttttttgaaaaaagacttCACCCATTACCTTTCACGTTTTTGCTTAGTGGCATGATAAATCATCAGAAAAATCAAAGTCGTTTCGGATTTGGTTTGCAAATAGGATAATTTGTACTTAGTAAATAGGTGTTTCTAGACTAAAGAATGTTCTCAATGTCATTTAATTTCGAGAAGTCCCAATTCTATTTTACCAGAATCTGTGTTAAATGTAatgctttatttttcttttgtataaaaTAAGGCTGAGGTTTTCCTATTTCTAGCTTTTTTGAACTTCTTTAACTTTCGAGGATCTCTTCAAAAGGTAGCTCTCTTTTTCAAACACCTGACATTCTAATGTGGTcagtaaactgtgtttttagtCTAATTTTAAACATAGCATACACTGCAAATGGTTTTGGGGAATATGGTTATTTTCCCCAACAAGTTTTTTTTGtaccacatttttaaaaactaaaatgttatttttagatCTATTTTAAATTGCCTTAGATGGCATATAGCTGTGTTGATGTGAGATATGTTggtcattttaaatatttttgtaacttAGTTTGTCAATGTGTCTCATTAAAAGTTCATAAAAATACTTACTTTATCATAGTTTGATATGTATTTGATAATACAATTTTAAAGGAAACACTGTTAAAAGAAGCGTTTACTTAAATTTTAGGGGGGACCAAATGATCACTTTTTCCAAATCATTGTTAATGCATTAATTATTAGCAATCTGTATTAGTTGATAAATGAATCTGATTGGATTAATTCTTTAAAGTTTAATGTTTGTTCATGTGACAACACAGGacataaatataaacataaatTCTGAGGATCTAAAATGATAAATCCATTAAAGTATAGCTGTGGCTATCCAATATGTGTGACACAAAGCAGTATATACGTAATTATAGGTTTATTTTAACAGATATTAGTCTAATACATTCAAAACGTTTATGATCAAGCTCTAATGATAAGGCTCTAGAATTGTTAATTATCAGGCTCTGTAACTATTATAAAAAGCATTTATTGGTGTAGAAGTTATAatccatttttttttcagtttaaaatTGTAGTTTATAGCAAATTATGCCGGATGTGAAAGTAAAACATATTGTTTCGTTCAGCAGCGAAGATGCGGTAAGTTGTCTTAATTTTATCTATTGGCTTTTTCAGAAGAGGCTTGTGATACATGCACACATGCACACTTCTCTTTACACATGTGCAAAAATTTTCATTCAGTTGCATActtcttatttttataaattttatatattatatatttttagctcCCAATTTATACCCATACCACTGtaaatgataacattttatcATTTGGTATGTTGATTGTGTCAGGTGTTCTAAAAATAGTAGTATCTATAAGGGGGGATTTTGTACCATACTTTTGCCTTGAAAATTGCAGTCTAAACAGCAGCATAACAGATGTTGATCATATCATCTTGATTACTTTAGAAAAACCCTGCAGAGAATATATTGAAGCCAGAGACTTATTTTAAATGGAAGTGTGAGACACCTGGAGAACGACAAGCATCTTTGCTGCTACAGGTATGAGAATTTGAAAGTGCGACTTTAATTCTCAAGACCAGATTGTTTACAAAATCAGCTTAATATGAGTCTAATTATTGATAACATTTATGAATTTATGAATAGGCACTTCAGACACTGTTGTTTTTCAAAGCAATTCAGTTTTAATGTGGTAGTATGTGTGATTTGGTTATTGTTTTACAGGGCTAATGAACGTCTAATTTCTATGAATGCTTAACATGaagataaaattaaacaaatcttggttaataaaattatatttaaaacatgatacattttttcataaaaaggtgaattaaaacaaataaatttatttgaagTAGCTCTGGTGATACCTATCCAATAGTGGGTTATCTAATACTTTAGCTtccttaatatttttaaagtttaattgTACCTTTTTGACTACATACAAATCCTTGATCTACATTAAAATCAATCTTGTGATTGAAATATGTCGGACAAGGTCAAAGACATTTTAAAAGACTCAAATTCATGAGAGGGATTTTAAAGCCAGCGACAGAGCTACTACTAGCACTCATATTGGAAAgcgaaaaaaaattggaaattgAAAATATATCTTTATTGGAACTTGATTTTATGGGGTAGAAAAGAGTCCTAAATTGCACTTATCTAAAGGAAggttaagaaatcaaaaatttgtaTGTCTGCTTTGTTTTAGCTAGAGAAAGCAACTTGTATAAGTGGCATTGATATAGGTTAGTAAAAACTGGTTATCTTTCTATCCTTAGCATGTATTTTGTTGCTGCATGCTGGGTTTGTGTCATCGTTTTCTTTTTCTAGGAAACAATGGTTCGGCCTTTGTGGAAGTATTGGTTGGACGTTCCAGTTGGTCTTCATCAGAAGAGTTTAAAGTGTTACTTGTGGCATCTAGTTTTATGACGCCGGCTGAAAGTAAAGCTAGTAAAGATATTCACAGAGTACGAATGTTTGGTAGGGTTTTAACatcgtaaatattttttcaacttaCTATTTAAAGTTATGGAACCAACCACTCATTCTGAAAAACCGATCTGTGATATCAGATTATTTGACTGTTCAATAGCTCCttgaaaaatccatgggt
Above is a window of Hydractinia symbiolongicarpus strain clone_291-10 chromosome 3, HSymV2.1, whole genome shotgun sequence DNA encoding:
- the LOC130635709 gene encoding mitochondrial import receptor subunit TOM40 homolog, yielding MGNNLVVQAASTPNDSGGVVSPPLTASAPPPAATSGASPASKSTDSQKTTKKTNPGVFEDLHKRCKDLFPAPFDGFRLCVNKGLSNHFQVSHTLNLSSAPQGTSYHFGATYVGGNQTSPTEAYPVILGDIDNSGSLSAQIIHQFTNRIKGKCVVQTQQKEFAMVQVDADYRGDDYTATCTLGNIDVINESGIIVNHYLHQLTENLDVGAELLYHYGQGQESAVLSLASRYSTEKWVAAGQINPAGWHASYYHKGNDNISVGVDYEYSSRMQDSCVSLGYQVDIPKANVTFRGLVDTNWTVAGFFEKRLHPLPFTFLLSGMINHQKNQSRFGFGLQIG